The following proteins are co-located in the Coregonus clupeaformis isolate EN_2021a unplaced genomic scaffold, ASM2061545v1 scaf0076, whole genome shotgun sequence genome:
- the LOC121555398 gene encoding macrophage mannose receptor 1-like, giving the protein MAGEPNGVDGELCVEVQFPSGQWNDHICSTEHPFICYDDKMVLVPENKTWSEALWHCRDLDMELVSVHNQSVQHWVRQRAKKASTPFVWLGLRYTCTLDFWFWVTGEESCYHNWADGEGYNTGKEQCGNTGAIQRDGGQWFGKPETYRYNFICSNDDY; this is encoded by the exons ATGGCAGGCGAGCCAAACGGGGTAGATGGAGAGTTGTGTGTGGAAGTTCAGTTCCCATCTGGACAGTGGAATGATCACATTTGTAGCACCGAACATCCTTTTATCTGCTATGATG atAAAATGGTCCTGGTCCCAGAGAACAAGACGTGGTCAGAAGCCCTGTGGCACTGCAGAGACCTGGACATGGAGCTGGTGTCTGTCCACAACCAGAGCGTCCAGCACTGGGTCCGACAGAGAGCCAAGAAGGCCTCCACTCCCTTCGTCTGGCTGGGCCTGAGGTACACCTGTACCCTGGACTTCTGGTTCTGGGTCACTGGAGAAGAGTCCTGTTACCACAACTGGGCCGACGGGGAGGGCTACAACACTGGCAAGGAGCAGTGTGGGAACACAGGGGCCATACAGAGAGACGGGGGGCAGTGGTTCGGCAAGCCTGAGACTTACAGATACAACTTTATCTGCAGCAATGACG ATTACTAA